One window of the Camelina sativa cultivar DH55 chromosome 1, Cs, whole genome shotgun sequence genome contains the following:
- the LOC104735904 gene encoding uncharacterized protein LOC104735904 isoform X2, with amino-acid sequence MAASANPSGNNQEGSSATQKVSTSSAAATNGGAVNSVDNGANTGAAADNNSQTIGALRHNSGISTDWTHEEQSLLEDLLLKYATEPSVFRYAKIAMKMKDKTVRDVALRCRWMTKKENGKRRKDDHSSRKKDKKEKTTDSSAKSSSHLNVHPNGPSYAPPMLPVDADDGISYKAIGGLSGDLLEQNAQLFNQVSSNFSAFQLHENVNLLSKVRDNILTILNDLNDMPEVMKQMPPLPVKVNEVNNLL; translated from the exons ATGGCGGCGAGCGCAAACCCGTCGGGGAACAATCAGGAAGGTTCGTCGGCGACGCAGAAGGTATCGACTTCTTCAGCGGCGGCGACGAATGGCGGTGCTGTAAATTCTGTCGATAATGGTGCCAATACAGGCGCGGCGGCTGATAATAATTCACAGACGATTGGGGCGTTGAGGCATAATTCAGGGATCTCTACCGATTGGACTCATGAAGAACAATCTTTATTGGAAGATTTGCTCCTCAA GTACGCCACAGAGCCGTCAGTTTTTCGATATGCAAAGATTGCGATGAAAATGAAAGATAAGACTGTCCGAGATGTTGCGCTGCGCTGTAGATGGATGACT aaaaaggaaaatggaAAGCGCAGGAAAGACGACCATTCGTCGaggaaaaaagataagaaa GAAAAAACTACAGATTCTTCAGCCAAGTCCTCATCTCATTTGAATGTTCATCCTAATGGTCCTTCGTATGCTCCGCCTATGTTGCCTGTAGATGCTGATGATGGTATTTCGTATAAAG CTATTGGTGGTTTGAGTGGAGATCTTCTCGAGCAAAATGCTCAATTGTTCAATCAAGTTTCATCAAATTTCTCAGCTTTCCAG CTACATGAGAATGTCAATCTCTTGAGCAAAGTTCGTGACAATATCCTCACAATCTTGAACGA CTTGAATGACATGCCAGAG
- the LOC104735904 gene encoding uncharacterized protein LOC104735904 isoform X1, with protein sequence MAASANPSGNNQEGSSATQKVSTSSAAATNGGAVNSVDNGANTGAAADNNSQTIGALRHNSGISTDWTHEEQSLLEDLLLKYATEPSVFRYAKIAMKMKDKTVRDVALRCRWMTKKENGKRRKDDHSSRKKDKKEKTTDSSAKSSSHLNVHPNGPSYAPPMLPVDADDGISYKAIGGLSGDLLEQNAQLFNQVSSNFSAFQLHENVNLLSKVRDNILTILNDLNDMPEVMKQMPPLPVKVNEDLANSILPRPSHPSHPSHPNHQMKP encoded by the exons ATGGCGGCGAGCGCAAACCCGTCGGGGAACAATCAGGAAGGTTCGTCGGCGACGCAGAAGGTATCGACTTCTTCAGCGGCGGCGACGAATGGCGGTGCTGTAAATTCTGTCGATAATGGTGCCAATACAGGCGCGGCGGCTGATAATAATTCACAGACGATTGGGGCGTTGAGGCATAATTCAGGGATCTCTACCGATTGGACTCATGAAGAACAATCTTTATTGGAAGATTTGCTCCTCAA GTACGCCACAGAGCCGTCAGTTTTTCGATATGCAAAGATTGCGATGAAAATGAAAGATAAGACTGTCCGAGATGTTGCGCTGCGCTGTAGATGGATGACT aaaaaggaaaatggaAAGCGCAGGAAAGACGACCATTCGTCGaggaaaaaagataagaaa GAAAAAACTACAGATTCTTCAGCCAAGTCCTCATCTCATTTGAATGTTCATCCTAATGGTCCTTCGTATGCTCCGCCTATGTTGCCTGTAGATGCTGATGATGGTATTTCGTATAAAG CTATTGGTGGTTTGAGTGGAGATCTTCTCGAGCAAAATGCTCAATTGTTCAATCAAGTTTCATCAAATTTCTCAGCTTTCCAG CTACATGAGAATGTCAATCTCTTGAGCAAAGTTCGTGACAATATCCTCACAATCTTGAACGA CTTGAATGACATGCCAGAGGTTATGAAGCAGATGCCACCTCTTCCGGTGAAGGTCAACGAAGACCTGGCAAATTCGATCCTCCCTCGCCCATCCCATCCATCTCATCCATCCCATCCAAACCATCAAATGAAGCCATGA